GGCGACCCCGGCCAGGGCGGAGACGGCGAAGGCCTAGAGATCCTGAATCCAGTCGAGCACGGTGCGGGCGACCCGCTCCCAGCCGGGCTCGGCGATCAGGAAATGGCTCATCCCCGGGAACGCCGCGTAGTCGGTCCTGGCGGGTGAGCCTTTCTGTATGTTGAAGGCGGCGCGGCTCAGGTAGGGCGTGACCAGCCGGTCGGCCGCGCCCTCGGTGATCAGCAGGGGGGCCGTTCGGCGGCGAGGGTCGATCCCGGTGCCGATCCAGCTGGCCGCCTGGTAGAAGATGCGGCCGGGCGCGGGAATGACGTAGGCGTCGTAGGCCGCGTCCGAGAGAGCCCTGGGGGCGGCGTTGGCGAAGCGGCGGAACCAGCGCTCGCGGGTGAAGGCGTAGGGGCGGTTCCAGCCATTGGGCCGCGCCAGGATCGGCAGGGCCGCGGTCAGGGTCGTGGGGCCCGGCACGATGCCGCCGATCAGCACCGGGTTGATCGCCGCCCCGGCGACGCCGACGCCGCGGTCGAGCAACAGCTGGGTGTAGAGGCCGCCGAAACTGTGGCCGATCAGGATCGGCTGTTCGGGCAGGGTCTCGATGAAGCGCTGAAGATGATCGACCACCTTGCCGACGGTCAGGGCGCCGAAGCCGGCGGGCGGGGCCGCATTGATCTCGGCGGCGGTGAAGCCGTCCAGCAGCGGCCAGGTCGGGGTGTGGACGCTGTATCCGGCCGCCTCGAAGGGCTGACGAAAGTCGGCCCAGCTGGCCGGGGTGACCCAGGCGCCGTGGATCAGGACGATGGTCTTGCTCATGACAGCCTCGAACGAAGAGCGGCCCGCGCCGCCACATGGGGGGATGAAGCGGCGCGGGCCTGTCCGGAGACGGGGGGCTAGCTCCGGATGAAGGCCAGGAGGTCGGCGTTGACCTCGTCCTGATGGGTGGTCGGGAAGCCGTGCGGGGCGCCCTTGTAGACCTTGAGGGTCGCGCCCTTGACCAGCTTGGACGACAGCAGGGCCGAGGCGCCGATGGGGACGATCTGGTCGTCGTCGCCGTGCAGGATCAGGGTCGGCTTGTCGATGGCCTTGAGGTCCTCGGTGTAATCGACCTCCGAGAACTCGTGGATGCAGTCGAGCTGGCCCTTGATGCCGCCCATCATGCCCTGCAGCCAGAAGCTGTCGCGGACACCCTCGGACAGTTTCGCCCCGTCGCGGTTGTAGCCGTAGAAGGGGATGACCAGGTCCTTGAAGAACTGGGCGCGGTTGTCGAACGTGCCCTTGCGGATGCCGTCGAAGACCTCGATGGGCAGGCCGCCGGGGTTGGCGTCCGTCTTCAGCATCAGCGGCGGCACCGCGCCGATCAGCACCATTTTGGCGATACGCTTGGTGCCATGCCGGCCGGCGTAGTGGGTGATCTCGCCGCCGCCGGTCGAATGGCCGACCATGACGATGTCCTCGAGGTCCAGCGTCTCGATCAGGGTGTGCAGGTCGTCGGCGTAGGTATCCATCTCGTTGCCGTTCCAGGTCTGGTCGGAACGGCCGTGGCTGCGGCGGTCATGGGCGATGACGCGGTAGCCGTTCTGACCCAGGAAGGTCATCTGGCCGTCCCCGGCGTCGGCGGTCAGCGGCCAGCCGTGAGAGAAGAGGACCGGCTGGCCCTTGCCCCAGTCCTTGTAGAAGATCTTGGCGCCGTCCTTGGCGGTGATGAAAGGCATGGTCTTGCTCCTTGATTTTGGGGTTCAGGCGACGGCGGCGAGCTTGGGCCTGGATTGTGACGGCAGGTGCGCCACCGCCCAGTCGAGGCAGTAGTCTGCGACGTCTTCCCAGCCGACCTCGTTACAGAGGTAGTGGCTGCGTCCGTAGAACAGGTGGAAGTCGGTGGCGCTGGGGGCGCGCTTCTGCTTGGCGTAGTTCTGTTTGACCATCGGGGTCGGCACGGTGCGGTCGTGCTCGGCGGCGATCAGCAGCAGCGGGGCGCGGGCCGGGTTCTTCCAGTTCACCCGGGCCCCGCGGCCCAGCACCACGTCATAGAAGATGCGGCCCGGCGAGGGCACGATCTGGGCGTCGTATTCGGCGGCCAGCTGGCTCTGCGGCAGGGTGTTGGCAAAGCCCTTGGCGAAGCTCTGCCGCGTGAACGGCGGCCTCCGTGCGGGCGGTGATCATGATGACCGGAGCGCTGCGGCCGGCGGCGGCCAGCTTGAGCTTGAGGTCGATGCCGCTGGTCCCGGGCATCTGGATGTCGGTGATGATGCAGTCGCAGGCGGCCTCCTCACCGGCCGCCAGGAAGAGGTCGGCGGAGGCGAAGCTGCTGGCGCGGTAGCCCAGCGAGCGCACCAGCCCGACCAGGGACTCGCGCAGGGACTCGTCGTCCTCGACGATGGCGATAAGCGGTTGGGTCACTCTGGAAACGGCCTTTTCTGTATCCCTGCCAGTGGGTTGTCGCATCTGGCGCGGCCGTCAGAAACTATACGTAGGTGTCAGGCGGTTTGTCGCACCCGCATCCTTCCCCGTTTACGGGGAAGGGGGACCGCCGGCGAAGCCGGGGGTGGAAGGGGCGAGGGCCGTGCGCCGGACCCTACCGACCCTTCTTCGAAACCACGGCTGTCTCAGCACGGCCCTCGCCCCCTCCACCACGCTTCGCGCGGTCCCCCTCCCCCGTGAACGGGGGAGGATGAGCTAGAGACCCAGCGTTTCCGCCATCCGCACCAGGTCGGCCAACGACCTCGCCTGCATCTTCCGCATGGCCGAGCCGCGGTGGATCTTCACGGTGATCTCCGAGAGGTTCAGGTCGCCGGCCACCTGTTTGTTGAGCTTGCCGGCGGTGACCAGGGCCATGACCTGCCGCTCGCGGGGCGACAGGGTGGCGTAGAGGTCGCGGACGGGGTTGAGGTCGACCTCGGCGGCGCGGCGGGCGCCGTCTCTGGCGATGCCGGCGGCGACGGCGTCGAGCATGTCCTGGTCGCGGAAGGGCTTGGGCAGGAAGTCGACGGCCCCGGCCTTCATGCCGCGCACGCTCATCGGGATGTCGCCGTGGCCGGTCATCAGCACGACGGGCAGGCGCACCCCGAGGTCGGCCATCTGGCCCTGGAAGTCGAGACCGCTGACGCCGGGCAGGCGGACGTCGAGGACCAGGCAGCCGGGCGTGTCGGGCAGGTCGGCGTCCAGGAAATCGGCGGTGGAACCGTAGGTGCGGCTCTCCAGCCCGACCGAGCGGAACAGGCTGCCCAGCGAGTCCGCGAGGGACGCGTCGTCATCGACGATATGGACGATTGCCTGGGGCATTGGGAGCTCGGGAGCGGCCGATTTGGGCAGAATGACACACCAAAACGGGGACGCCCACCATACGAAGATATGAGCCGGAAAACCGCCTGTCTGATCGCCCGGCCCCTTCCGCCGAGGCAAGGTATTCCCATATCAGTTTTCAAAGGAGACTGACTCATGACGAAGACCCTGATCACCGGCGCCTCCAGCGGCATCGGCGCGACCTATGCCGACCGGCTGAGCGCCGCCGGCCACGACCTGGTGCTGGTCGCCCGCGACCTGAAGAAGCTCGAGGCCCTGGCCGAACGGCTGAGCGCCCGGGACGGAACGACCGTCCAGGTCTTCCCGGCCGACCTCGGCTCGCCGGCCGACCTGCATGCGGTCGAGCGGCGGCTCCACAACGATCCTGACATCGACGGCCTGATCAACAACGCCGGCATCTCCATCGGCGGGACCTTCGAAACGCACGATCCCGAGCGCATCCAGGACCTGATCGATCTCAACATCACCGCCCTGACCCGGCTGGCCGCGGCCGCCGCGGCGGCCTTCACCGCCAAGGGCAAGGGCACGATCATCAACATCGGCTCGGTCACCGCCCTGCTGCCCGAGCGGTTCGAACCGACCTATCTGGCCAGCAAGGCCTATGTGCTGGCCCTGAGCCAGGCCCTGGCCGCCCAGCTGAAAGACAAGGGCGTCCGCGTCCAGGCCGTGCTGCCCGGCGCCACCCGCACCGACATCTGGGCCAAGAGCGGCGTCGACGTCGACAGCCTGCCGGCCGGCATGGTGATGGGCGTCGAGGACATGGTCGACGCCGCCCTCGCCGGCCTGGCGCAAGGCGAGACGGTGACCATCCCCGCCCTGCCCGACGCCGCCGACTGGCAGGCGCTGGAAACCGCCCGCCTGAACCTGGCCCCCAACCTGTCCCGCGACCAGTCGGCGGACCGCTACGGCGTCCGGTCGGCGGTCGCCGCCTGAGGAGCACCCCCCGATGACCCGCGCCGTACTCGCCACCTATGCCCGCACGCCGTTCCACTTCGCCCGCAAGGGCGCCCTGGCCGGGGTGCGGCCCGACGACTTGGCCGCCGCCGCCCTGAAGGCGGTGGTGGAGCGCAGCGGCATCGATCCGGCGACGCTGGACGATGTGCTGCTCGGCTGCGCCTATCCGGAAGCCGCGCAGGGCAACAACATCGCCCGCTTGGCCAGCCTTCTGGCGGGCCTGCCCATTGAGGTTCCCGGCATGACGGTCAACCGCTTCTGCGGCTCGTCGATGTCGGCCATCCACATCGCCGCCGGCCAGATCGCGCTGGGGGCCGGCGAGGCTTTCCTTGTCGGCGGCGTCGAGTCGATGACCATGGTGCCGCAGGGCGGCTTCAACTTCTCGCCCAACCCGAAGTTCAAGGGCGTCAGCCCGGACAGCGAAGAGATCGGCATCGAGGCCTACATCACCATGGGCGAGACGGCGGAGAACGTGGCCGCCCTCTATCATGTCAGCCGCGAGGACCAGGAAAAGCTGGCCTATGCCTCGCAACAGAAAGCGTTCGCGGCGCAACAGGCCGGGCGGCTGAAGGACGAGATCGTCCCCATCGTCCTCGCCGACGGCACGGTGATCGATACCGACGGCTGCCTGCGCCCCGGCACGACGCTGGAAGGCCTGGCCGGTCTGAAGCCCGCCTTCCGGCCCGAAGGTTCGGTCACCGCCGGCACCGCCTCGCCGCTGACCGACGGGGCTTCGGCGGTGCTGGTGGTCAGTGAAGCCTATGCGCAACGTCATAACCTCGAAATCCTGGCCGCCATCCGGTCGGTCTCGGCCGCCGGCTGTCCGCCCGAGCTGATGGGCATCGGCCCCGTGCCGGCCACCCGCAAGGCGCTGGCCCGGGCCGGACTGAGCATCGAAGACATCGACGTCATCGAGATCAACGAGGCCTTCGGCAGCCAGGCGGTGGCCTGTATCCGCGAGCTCGGCATCGACGAGGCGCGGGTCAACATCGACGGCGGCGGCATCGCCATCGGCCACCCGCTTGGCGCCACCGGGGCCCGCATCACCGCCAAGGCGGCGCAGATCATGAAGCGGCAGGGCGGGAAGTACGCCCTGTCCACCCAGTGCATCGGCGGCGGCCAGGGGGTGGCGACGGTGCTGGAGGCGGTCTAGGCGGCTTCGGTCCGGGCGGCTTGTCGAAGCGAAGCCATTATAGCATGAGCCCGGCGGACCGTCCGGACGATTTTGTGTTGTTTTTCAACATCCTAAATCCAACCCGGCGCCCACCCGAAACGGCGTTTACACCCTCTCAAAACCTACCGGGCTCCCACCCCGGACCCTCCTCGGACAGCCCGTCTCGGCCGTCGCGGCGCTACAGCCGGTCCTCGAGGGTCACGACGACGCGGGAGCGTTTTTGAATCCGGAGTATGTCGAGCGCCACCTGCGTCCCCGCCGGCCGGGTCAGGGCGTAGGGCAGGCCGGCGACGCCGGCCTCGACGTCGGCGGCGACCACGACGTCGCCGCGGCGGACGCCGGCCTTGAAGGCGGGGCCGGTCTCGTCGATCCAGGTGACGGTGAGGGCGCCGTCGTAGTCGGTGAAGGCCATGCCGGCGCGGTCGTCGACGTAAGGGTCGTGGCGATAGCCGCTGTAGCCGACGTGGAAAACGAGCGCGTCCTGCGGTCGGTCGACATGCATGTTCAGGCGCTTCAGCAGGTCGAAGCCGATGACCCCGTCATTGCTGCCGCCGAGGTGGCGAAGGTAGCGGTCCTCGCGGGCGTTCAGCCGGACCACGGCGTTGTCGAGGGTCAGCCCGCCGACGGTGATGCGTTCGGCGATGACGCTCTGGTGCAGGATATTGCCCTCGCCGTCGTAGTCGTTGCGCCGGCGGGCGAACTTGTCCCACAGGCCTTCGCGCTTCACCCAGCCGGTGCTGAGGTGCAGACCCCAGGGGATGAAGGGGGCGACCCAGACGCGGGCGGTGTGGCCGTCGATGTCGAGCTTGATACAGGCGAAGGTGCCGACCAGCCCGTCCATGCGCAGCTTGCGATAGCCGGCCGGGACGGCGCGGGTGTTGATGCTGAGCACCTGGCGGTCCCAGTCCATCAGCACCGGCTGATAGCGGATGACGCCGATGAGGCCGGCGATGGGCAGGCCTTCGAAGAAGCCGGGCACGCTCTCGCAGGGGATGGCGGTATCCTCGATCTTGCCGCCGATCACCGCCCGCTCGATCTGGGAGCCGCCGCTGTTCTTGCCGGGGACGTAGTCCGGGTTGGTCACCGAGGGGTGGGCGCCCCATTTGCGCTGGCCTGTGGTCAGGCCGAACGGGAAGCTGCGGCCATCCGGCAGGGCCACGGTCGTCCACGGCAGGCCGCGGGTGATCTTCAGGGGCAGCTCGACAGGACTGCCGGCGTTCTGGCGGCGCGTCGGGGCGGCCAGGACCGGGGTCGCGGCGGCGGCGGTCAGGCCGGCGAGCGCGGTGCGGCGGTTGATCATGCCGGATACTCCCCCATGCGACTGATGGGAGCCTATCACCGGAAATGGGGAAAGCGAGAGGTGCGGTGTGTGGGTTCGCCTCCCAGAGGCGAACCCACTGACTACCGGGGGTCTACTTCGCCCCGGCGATGTAGCGGTCGATCACTGTGCCGAGCACCGTCAGCGGCGTGCCGCCGGTGGCGACGACCGTGTCGTTGAAGTCGCGGATGTCGAACTTGGCGCCCAGGGCCGCCCTGGCCTTTTCGCGCAGGCGGACGATCTCGGTGTGGCCGACCTTGTAGCCGCAGGCCTGGCCGGGGCTGGCGCAGTAGCGATCGACTTCCGAGGTGATGGCGCCGGTCGAGCGGCCGGTGGCCTCGGTCATCCACTTGATGGCCTGGTCGCGGGTCCACTTCTTGGCGTGCAGGCCGGTGTCGACCACCAGCCGGGCGGCGCGGAAGCGCAGGGCCTGCAGGTAGCCGACCTTGCCCAGCGCATCGCCCTGATACATGCCGACCTCATCGGCCATCTGCTCGGCGTAGAGGGCCCAGCCCTCGACGAAGGCGTTGAAGCCGATCAGCGAGCTGATGGTGTGGATCTGGTCGTGCTTCTCGGCGAGATAGGCGCCCTGCCAGGCGTGGCCGGGAATGGCCTCGTGCATGGTCAGGCTGTTGAGCGAATAGCGCGGCCAGTTGCCGGTATCCTTGAGGTTCACATAGTAGATGGCCGGGCGCGAACCATCGAGCGAGGCGAAGTTCATGTAGCCGAGCGCGGCGCCGTCCTGGATGTCCTTGGGCACCGCCTTGACCTCGACGGCGGCCTTGAGCCCGAGCTTCGAGAGCTCCGTCATGTGCGGGCGGATCTTGTCGATGCAGCCGTTGAGGTAGGCGATCAGCTCCT
The nucleotide sequence above comes from Caulobacter sp. NIBR1757. Encoded proteins:
- a CDS encoding response regulator transcription factor, with the translated sequence MPQAIVHIVDDDASLADSLGSLFRSVGLESRTYGSTADFLDADLPDTPGCLVLDVRLPGVSGLDFQGQMADLGVRLPVVLMTGHGDIPMSVRGMKAGAVDFLPKPFRDQDMLDAVAAGIARDGARRAAEVDLNPVRDLYATLSPRERQVMALVTAGKLNKQVAGDLNLSEITVKIHRGSAMRKMQARSLADLVRMAETLGL
- a CDS encoding thiolase family protein, with product MTRAVLATYARTPFHFARKGALAGVRPDDLAAAALKAVVERSGIDPATLDDVLLGCAYPEAAQGNNIARLASLLAGLPIEVPGMTVNRFCGSSMSAIHIAAGQIALGAGEAFLVGGVESMTMVPQGGFNFSPNPKFKGVSPDSEEIGIEAYITMGETAENVAALYHVSREDQEKLAYASQQKAFAAQQAGRLKDEIVPIVLADGTVIDTDGCLRPGTTLEGLAGLKPAFRPEGSVTAGTASPLTDGASAVLVVSEAYAQRHNLEILAAIRSVSAAGCPPELMGIGPVPATRKALARAGLSIEDIDVIEINEAFGSQAVACIRELGIDEARVNIDGGGIAIGHPLGATGARITAKAAQIMKRQGGKYALSTQCIGGGQGVATVLEAV
- a CDS encoding alpha/beta hydrolase → MSKTIVLIHGAWVTPASWADFRQPFEAAGYSVHTPTWPLLDGFTAAEINAAPPAGFGALTVGKVVDHLQRFIETLPEQPILIGHSFGGLYTQLLLDRGVGVAGAAINPVLIGGIVPGPTTLTAALPILARPNGWNRPYAFTRERWFRRFANAAPRALSDAAYDAYVIPAPGRIFYQAASWIGTGIDPRRRTAPLLITEGAADRLVTPYLSRAAFNIQKGSPARTDYAAFPGMSHFLIAEPGWERVARTVLDWIQDL
- a CDS encoding alpha/beta hydrolase, encoding MPFITAKDGAKIFYKDWGKGQPVLFSHGWPLTADAGDGQMTFLGQNGYRVIAHDRRSHGRSDQTWNGNEMDTYADDLHTLIETLDLEDIVMVGHSTGGGEITHYAGRHGTKRIAKMVLIGAVPPLMLKTDANPGGLPIEVFDGIRKGTFDNRAQFFKDLVIPFYGYNRDGAKLSEGVRDSFWLQGMMGGIKGQLDCIHEFSEVDYTEDLKAIDKPTLILHGDDDQIVPIGASALLSSKLVKGATLKVYKGAPHGFPTTHQDEVNADLLAFIRS
- a CDS encoding response regulator, producing MTQPLIAIVEDDESLRESLVGLVRSLGYRASSFASADLFLAAGEEAACDCIITDIQMPGTSGIDLKLKLAAAGRSAPVIMITARTEAAVHAAELRQGLCQHPAAEPAGRRIRRPDRALAGPHLL
- a CDS encoding SDR family oxidoreductase, with protein sequence MTKTLITGASSGIGATYADRLSAAGHDLVLVARDLKKLEALAERLSARDGTTVQVFPADLGSPADLHAVERRLHNDPDIDGLINNAGISIGGTFETHDPERIQDLIDLNITALTRLAAAAAAAFTAKGKGTIINIGSVTALLPERFEPTYLASKAYVLALSQALAAQLKDKGVRVQAVLPGATRTDIWAKSGVDVDSLPAGMVMGVEDMVDAALAGLAQGETVTIPALPDAADWQALETARLNLAPNLSRDQSADRYGVRSAVAA